The segment accaatatgtatgcgtctaaataaataaattaacaaatgtTCTACTACTATCTACAATAAGAAGTAGCCCATTATAACGTGAAAAGTTTGTGTGGACATAACTTTAATATCAGATCACATTCTTAGTAAAAGAGTTTATGAAGGACacgtttttattttaaatgattttagCTTATCTGACCTCTTGAGTTAAATAAAGAACAATTTAAACGGTACAATTTCATGAAAAATGTCTCACTGTACGTCTGACTCAATGAAAAGGTAATCTTTGTTAATACACAACTGACCACGttaatgtaaaatataaaatagggtagctattttgaaatttttttaaaaactgaatGATAGATATGCTATACATAATCAGAAAAAACAATTACTGATCAATTGGTTAATAGATGCATCTGACCTACGCTGAGCTCTAAAGACTGATGTACCGCACATTAGGTTTCATGTTTACCGTtatgttaatatttaacttcaagaGTTCATTATACATAATGTGGTAAACAGAGATCTACTATTTAAATTTAGCGATAATCTTTACATAATACTACATATTACTAAATCACTTATTTGTCTGGAGTTTTGTAAATAGTTTCACAACCACGGTATGATGTTCACCATGAATACTAGTTACTAATCGTCAGATAATTATACGCACCTACTTCCTTCTGTTAATTTGTGAAAAAGTATGATTTGCTTCTGGGATTATACACTTCATAATAAATAGTTCAAATAATTTTCCTTTATTTAAGTAAGTAAACAGAAACTATCAGAGTAATTTTCGTCTAGAAAAGAGTTTGGAAGCTCTTGACAACAAAAATCTGACTTTAAAAACTAAGCATTTGGACATTATATTATTCCATTTTGATTATGAGTAACATTGCCTAGAAATCTAGTATGTTCTCCATAATGTAAGCACATTGAATCAATGGTGACTTGAAAAATTGGATTCTTTGGTATAAAGTATGATAGCTAAAGAAGAACACAACCTACATCAGAGCgataaatcgattgatgaagtagtgaaacttcatcagttgagatggctgggacacgtgttgcGTATAcacaaccaccgactgccccgacgtgcaatgttttatggtataggagtaggttagaagaaggggcggccagaccaaaacatcgCACAactccatgaagtcactgacaatttaactgagccatgctggtaggtatagactacctggttgggattcgtgagacgacagcaatcgatggttagagaccttgaatgacatggctcaaaatcgtttgcaatagcgaaggtgcatccactctttgtgttctgtcaaactctaatcttctgaattcttcatgtcgctatcttttttctcttttcaaatttatttcactgtattatacttcttgaataacatcttcaaaccctaatctttcggattactgtttatactctaactacttctaccactatgagatttgaatcgacaactggatctgtGTGTAcatgtggtatagcaactcgaactgatgtacgtacgtacgaagttctacgttgtgactgactgactgactgactgactgagcgATAAATCAACATATTTACACAGGATGTTTACTTGAAATATTGAAATACTTTTTCTGTAATATTCTCTTGACATATATAAACTAACACACTTTACAACAGAAttatgatatatacatatacatggaTACAAGCATTAACAAAGCCAATAATGATCAGTTCAGTTTGAGCTTCAACTCATGAATTTCTCAAACATTTACAtctaaataaattaacaaattgTGTACGAAATGGTGTTGACATTGtccaaaatattaaaaaattcaataaatatgaacataataTCAAAAGATTACAAATTATCACAACTCTTATCCATAATAACTTTGTAGGTGCTTCATCAATATAGATGATTGTATTTGCACTATGTAATTGATTAACAAATTCCATTACTGTATATGGTAATAAAATAGATTGATTAGTACTTCTCAGAGTTGGTATAGTTTCTCCAATATTACCAATGGATCTCCTTgtaatatcaatattattaccAATAAAGTTATATATTCTATTTTGCATTAATGTTAATGTATATACAAAAATAACTAAAGCATTAGGTAGATGtattaaaatgaatttgatCAATATTACGATTAACATATTGGAAACAttaaaaaattctgtaatttgtgATTTACGTCTCAATGGAGTTGATTGAATATTACTCTCTTGAATATGTTCATTCACGCTACCATTGAGTAATATCGCTAATGTAGAATTTTTATGTAGTAGTTTCGATTGAATATTATGAAAATCTTGATCATCATTAAATAATGTATTCGTCTTATTCGTCATAAGGCAAGTAAAACAATTTAGTTTACTTTTAACTCTATAATGTCTTTTATCAATAGTGATGAAATCTTGTTTTGAAGTATTCGTTGTTTCTGGTGATAAACTATGTTTATAAGTAATAGGTAATGAATAAGACTTGGTCTGCTTATATGTAGGTAATGTTTTAgaatattgtaataataatttacctCGTGTAAGCCATAAATGCTTTTTATTAATCTGTCTCATTTTCATAATGATTATGATTGTCAATATAATTAATAGTATACAAGGTAATAAATGTATAAGTATGACACGggttaaaaaatataaaaacatatGAATAGGTAAACATGTATGACATTTCATGACAACATATGGTAGATAATCCAATGCTTCATATaatgatatttgtttaaaatcaaTTGAATAGTTTCTAAGGATAACATTTCGATGTAAAAGAAGTGGTTGAAATTTAACAAAAGTTGATTGAAACATTGGAATGTGTAAAACTAGTGCACATAGTAATACACTAACACATACTAAACGTACTGTAAGTATAGAAAATAATCTTGTAGCTTTATTAGGATATATAATATAGATAAGTCGTTGTAATGCAACAAATAATGTTAACCATGTAGCTGTTGTATGACAAACAGTTGGAAGAAATACTGTAGTCCATGCAAGTATTCCACTTATGATAGGATTTGAACTTGTTTGATATATCTCTAATGGAGCATATTTCCACCATTTTGAAATTTGTGTTAGATTatataatgtatattttttatacTCCCACCAAACTGGATCACCATAAAATGCTCTTAGTAAATACATTGGTAAAGGTAATAATCCATTAGACATTTCTACAATTGTTATACCTAATAATACAGTAAACACAGGTGTTTTCATAGTAGGTCTAGTTAAAACAGCAACTGATAAACTATTGAATAAAATCAACATAATTAATAAAATGGGTAGAATAATTGTTTGTATAATCTTGTCAAATATTACATTTTCATCAATTATTAACTCTGGATAAGGTCCACAGATAAAATGTAATTGTCTTGCAGAGACTAATCCTCCATATCCAGTTGTACGTGATGTTTTGTCAAAAagaaataattcttttttatttggAATTGGTTTAATCATACTAGTAGCGGCTAATGCTATATTCTGTCCTTCTGGATCATTGAAACcgtaaaataaatgataatttgaGTCTGCTTCATTAATATTCattgtgaaaatattttttgtctAGTTACTCCAAATTGTTTTCTGGGTATAGTTGCCAAAACATCAAGGGATCACCTAATTATATTTGCAAACAATTGGAAGTATTGAACTTTTAAAGATACAGTAATATAAAAGTATaccatgaaaatatatttaatctTAAATGATAATTACATAAATGGTCACATATTCTCTAGTCTTCATAATGAACACATTTCGCTAGTCAAAACAagtaaaaacaataatattgtggcccatcgttcttatttatttatttatacgcataaatatttgtaaaaggGGGTACCAGAttcatatgcgccatacaaatctcattcgatttgcttgagggctgtgatactgcccgggtgcccaaaccgaagcaggtggttttcttagggggccacacccggagcctttgacctaaaggtctgatccacaaggcagtggagcatcgtgaggagatgtagtcccatggtagccggtgaccaacaattggtttatacgccattcgttcctgcaggatactggagcacatgagcaccattggtttggaatcagggttttccaacacctctaggtggactcgccttgtccaccaacccggttaaagcgtcggaaattcgcttttcgtccactcaatttcgtaaacaacagtaatgccatgagaaggcagtgagtaggacttctctggcagaggctatattacgcatggccatgtgagagtatttcgagcgggagagcggactctccctactatcggccgtaccagagcactTGGGGGCTATATGACTTGaagaaaaatgacaatgatGTAATTTAAACTTCAGAAAGAGTTGAAGCAATGGATGAcgcaataaataaaaaaaggtgTCTAGTGTTACCAGGAcaaaaaaagatttattactgCCTCTTTTCGGGTACATATATCTAGTTTTAAGCGTTTGATTGCTATCGCTTCGGTAAATTTCTAAAGGTTGTACTTTGATTGTTTGTTAATCACCTTGAAGGACTTTAGTGTACCGAATCATGGCCTGTGTCAAGGAGTTGTCTTGTTATGGCACTGCTGAATGCTTTTAATCTATTTGACCTTAAACTTTTGGAATATGCTCTTTGAATCGGACTTGGGCTCTCCTTGGTGTTCTACCAATGTGACTGCTTTGACAGATACATGTAAATTTGCATGCTCAGTTGGTGTTAACATGAAAGAGATACCTATGGACACCTGATTGTCATAAAGAACATGTTCTTTTGGATCGAACAATCAGTTTAGCTTCAGGATGAGTTCTTGTTAATGCAGTTTCTAGTCTCATATTAATTGACCCTATGACATCATCACCTTTGGATTTAAGTTGAATAAAAATAGGTTTTCTAGTTTCCGTAGTTTCTTTGCTTTTTTATCTTTACGTTTGCCATGTTTCTCAATAGATTTCAGTGGATATCCGTTATTCTCTAGATAATTTTTAACATTCATTAATTCTTCTGTTAGTGTATTGGCAGTACATATtcgttctgtctttatttaaattcataaagggtaCTAACTGCATCATATTCGTTCTGTTCTGTGAAACAGTGTTTTAACAAGTGTCTTTTCATAAGTGATTGGACAAAATCGATAAAGCTTACTCGATTGAATTGATTCGATGACGTAAAACGCCAGTTGAGTTTTAATGTAGAATAAATACTATTTGTAAATTACCACAATAAAAAGACATAAAAACAAATAGCTCACAAGGGTATGCTTTTAAATATTCTCGTTAAATATTCTCGTTAAATAGGTGGGGGATAATGTTCAGACATCTCACAGTAcattaaacaaatgtttatttctattgatttatttaacattagacattaacaccgttagatgatGGCCAAGTGATCCAGAGGTTAAGTTTTCGGGTACGAGATCAAATATTCTGACCTCAACTCCTTTATTCTGGGGATTTAtgaactaggatgaaacgaaaACTAAATGATTCCagtttttcaatgatggtctgacCAAAATCAGTTAGTGATTTGAACGGTGAAAACTCTAAAATCTCTAGAAATCCTTCATATTAATTTGTTATCAATCAAATCATTTACATTATTCAATGATTTAAACTTAATAATGAATCcatttagtactgtttgtttggatcttccgattgatgtttaggactgcaactagtcagtctctaattggcatatgtgcatactgtgcgtattaactcgatatagcctaaattcacaagcattgtaagcaaagatggatagtggaaagcattgaaatccaggacgcacgtttcgtcctatttgggactcgtcagctggatgtacctgcatctcagagttgatgttcactctggtattcgaacccagtactttcgCCCCCAGtaacttcacccgattgcacaagcaagtggctatcagtactcagtagctgagtggataatgggatggcgtttgaaacgaacggtactggattcgagtcccagagtgaacatcaactctgagatgcaagtacatccagctgatgagtcccagatagagcaaaacgcgcgtcctggattccactactgtccactatccatctttgcctaatGAGGAATCGTTTATTTTAAGTTGGTTGAGAAAATGAAGCTTGTCAGAATTATATGATAAATCATCGTATTATATTCAAAGTAATTTGATCATATGTTTACTAGGTAAGGCATATACATATAATGGTGGGGACTAAACCAAACAAAttgaaaaataagaaaacaaatagAGATAAAGGAATACAAATCACCCAACTCTGGGTCATAAATCAATTTTTACAGTATATATTTAATGTAaatagaaattatttttaagacATTACTGAGGAAATTGGAACGTTTATTTGATTAAGTCTTCAGTTAATCTAACTAATGACCTTAGGCGATTTGGAGATGAAACCTATTAGGCTAAGTTAAATCTTACGACCTGTTTTAACTGTGAGttttataaaaaagaaagaTAAGTGTTTGTCATTTGCTCCTAGTGAGTCATTAAATTTCACTTGGTTTACCAGTCAATTTACCGTATGTTCAACACCATAGATCTGACCAACGTCTTTTAATCCCTACATGATTAAAATCTTTTCAAAGGAGCTCATAAACGTGTGTTCCCTTTAGGTTAAAATTCTAAAACtctttatatttcatttatacaaATAATGTTATTCCGGAAATATGATTCCTTTTTGGAAATTTTGAACGGCTTAAGAGTAAAGAACCGTACAAGATAAAAGGAAACTATTGTTTTATATGTGTTTCTCACCAGATGCCAACAACTTTAAATTGAAACGTAGTGGTCGAATTGTAACTTTGTTCATAGAATTCCATCAGCACTAAGGACCTGACAAACATTACGTTGGTTACTACTTAATGAGTGATCGAAGTAAGCCACTCAGTCCGACATGAAATCATTAGCCATTATCTTAAAACTGAATATTCGTCTCAAACCAGAATATGATTGGTAACTTGATTTAAACAGTAATAGAATAATTGTTTATAGATGATATTCCTAAAGCCAATACCTGTTACCctcaaataatgaataaattatcacGTATCTATAGTAACgcttattttaaaaaagtaaataatgaCATTCTTTCAGTAGAATATACAGATACAgttaattgaataaaaaaatatatctcTTGGAACATAGTTCATAAAAAGAGAACTATATAACTActacaatatgttatattgtAAACTATGGGTAAAATTTATTTCTTAACAAAATTCTATTTAGAATGTCATTCTACAGATCCAttgtctgattttaaggttgtttatatgattcattcaaatctacccagagttcttcgtatccaactcttaaaaatagccgaagctcttaccatccatgagcttaaaccagaaccagaagtacgtcttatcatcatcgttaccatggccttaattaatagtaatattgttctataattattattactccatttcccctttacttatgtcttatatatattttattcatgaatactcatcacaTCCCCCTATTTATTTTTACACGTCTACGATCTTTAATGACCATTAATTATTATAACTAAAAgcattttaatcatttttaatcatctaattatattcactaaatttattgttattactcgtattacgtaatctagtaatATAAACcttctattacgtcatcttggttattactgttcacatttcctcacggaattactactttaacaaaacattttaatatattttcatagttgaaatcatgagtcaattgaagctagaccaccatggaaaacctgagagcatcgaagacaattagtgaacggttgctcaacttcctggatcagttaaagttagacattaataccgttggatatcggctcagtggtctatcggttaagtgctccggcgtgaagctgataggttctgggtttgagtctcgcgggtgcgggatcgtggatgcgcactgctgaggagtcccataataagacaaaacgaccgtccagtgattccaggttttcgctggtggtctagcttcaattgactcactctttcaactatgaaaatactaaatctccacaaaaccccttctgataataataatctatttagCCCTTTTATATcagataaaatatttatatcagTCAATAATTGAGTAGTTGACTTTAGAAATCACCACAAATTTGATTACCAAAAATATCACAATTGAGTATGTATTTTGATTACGTTTATCCAGAGTTTATTTGATAAccttttatgttttttttttaacattGACATGAAATTAGCTAGTTACTTAGTGATTATCAATAAAACGGATTGCAACAAgtaaattttaaaacaaaatcataATAGTCAAAATACAATTCATCATTCAGTAACCAACTCAGaataattctgttttttttctgtcATAAATTTTGATGGCCTACTTGGGTGATACAtggatacatatatatatgtatttctaTAACAGTAATATATACATTTCCTGTCACAAGAAACAATCATTGAAAGAATTCATTTTTCATATTAAAAATGTCTAATGTTTGTTATTCATAAAACATATACGCAAAATAAACGTTCTTTATTCTATTATACAGTTgcgtattttttaaaaaaagtacgaCATATTGATTTGGTTGGTTGATGTTGTTCACATGAAGCAACGGTAGATATAGCCATCAGGCAAGTTAGTTGGTAATAAACTTTGATAATATATTGTTTAATTGTATTATGGaacgtgatcgtggatgcgcactgctgaggagtcccataataggacgaaacagccgtccagtgcttccaggttttccctggtggtctagcttcaatggactcatgatttcagctatgaatATAGTGATatatctacaaaaaccccttctgaatataaaCATTACTGTTGATTGGTAAATTAATACAACAgttaaaatattgttttttttttttgacaTTTACAGTTTgagaacaagaataaatgaaGCAATAGTGACAACAATGGTTTCAAATTGAATGAAGTTCATAATTTACATTAAAGTAAATGTCACATCATGTTGGTGG is part of the Schistosoma mansoni strain Puerto Rico chromosome 1, complete genome genome and harbors:
- a CDS encoding putative rhodopsin-like orphan GPCR, encoding MNINEADSNYHLFYGFNDPEGQNIALAATSMIKPIPNKKELFLFDKTSRTTGYGGLVSARQLHFICGPYPELIIDENVIFDKIIQTIILPILLIMLILFNSLSVAVLTRPTMKTPVFTVLLGITIVEMSNGLLPLPMYLLRAFYGDPVWWEYKKYTLYNLTQISKWWKYAPLEIYQTSSNPIISGILAWTTVFLPTVCHTTATWLTLFVALQRLIYIIYPNKATRLFSILTVRLVCVSVLLCALVLHIPMFQSTFVKFQPLLLHRNVILRNYSIDFKQISLYEALDYLPYVVMKCHTCLPIHMFLYFLTRVILIHLLPCILLIILTIIIIMKMRQINKKHLWLTRGKLLLQYSKTLPTYKQTKSYSLPITYKHSLSPETTNTSKQDFITIDKRHYRVKSKLNCFTCLMTNKTNTLFNDDQDFHNIQSKLLHKNSTLAILLNGSVNEHIQESNIQSTPLRRKSQITEFFNVSNMLILSYFIPKNPIFQVTIDSMCLHYGEHTRFLGNVTHNQNGII